In Tribolium castaneum strain GA2 chromosome 4, icTriCast1.1, whole genome shotgun sequence, one DNA window encodes the following:
- the LOC103315182 gene encoding uncharacterized protein LOC103315182, which translates to MTESERIIELVRQHPILYNTHHQEYKNLKTKDKLWNELAESTGAYENGEELKKKWKNLRDSYSKHLRWENSEHKSKTLDKYKTWPWVKQMEFLRPFFPYVEPKEGKVSQDSVEETDVEEQKPRREKTSTPVPPPKKKKLETPDLNNSDNFPIFDVSGFDDIDLICLGFAKTIKKFSPKRRTLVKFRFSQILMQEELAQQEENEQSREEDPLVMSTPKIEKEY; encoded by the exons ATGACCGAATCCGAGCGAATAAtcgagttggtgcgccagcaCCCAATCCTGTACAACACGCACCACCAAGAGTACAAAAATCTGAAAACCAAGGACAAACTCTGGAACGAGCTCGCCGAATCCACGGGCGCATATGAAAATG GCGAGGAGTTGAAGAAGAAGTGGAAGAATTTGAGGGATTCCTACAGCAAACACTTGCGATGGGAGAACTCCGAACACAAATCGAAAACTCTCGACAAGTATAAAACGTGGCCTTGGGTGAAACAGATGGAGTTCCTTCGGCCGTTTTTCCCCTACGTCGAACCAAAAGAAGGCAAGGTTTCCCAAGACAGTGTGGAAGAGACGGATGTCGAGGAACAGAAACCACGACGTGAAAAAACTTCAACACCTGTGCCTCCACCCAAGAAGAAAAAACTCGAAACGCCTGATCTCAATAATTCCGACAATTTTCCGATTTTTGATGTTTCGGGGTTCGACGATATCGACCTGATTTGTCTGGGCTTTGCCAAGACGATCAAGAAATTTTCCCCGAAAAGACGGACTTTGGTCAAGTTCAGGTTCTCGCAAATTTTGATGCAGGAGGAGCTGGCACAGCAGGAGGAAAATGAACAGTCCAGAGAGGAGGATCCTCTAGTTATGTCGACACCAAAAATCGAAAAGGAGTACTAG